Proteins from one Microcoleus sp. bin38.metabat.b11b12b14.051 genomic window:
- a CDS encoding type II toxin-antitoxin system HicB family antitoxin codes for MKLKEQRDCRMNIGKRKSYVIIERDQDGYYVAEVPQLKACYSQGETIDELIANIK; via the coding sequence ATGAAACTTAAAGAACAAAGAGATTGCAGAATGAATATCGGCAAGCGAAAGTCCTACGTCATTATCGAACGAGATCAAGATGGCTATTATGTCGCGGAAGTCCCACAGCTAAAAGCCTGTTACAGTCAAGGAGAAACTATTGATGAATTGATTGCTAATATCAAATAA
- the hisS gene encoding histidine--tRNA ligase, producing MSTIKTLPGTRDILPAEIQYWQNIEEVARTILKKAAYREIRTPIFEQTSLFERGIGEATDVVGKEMYTFKDKGDRSTTLRPEGTAGVVRAFIQHSLYAAGDVQRLWYTGQMFRYERAQEGRQRQFTQIGVEVLGSADPRADVEVIAIACDILQAIGLKNLRLDINSVGNKQDRQNYRQALIDYFTPYKDELDADSQDRLTRNPLRILDSKNQRTQEIVAGAPSILEYLGDESRSHFEQVQQMLTSLGISYQLNPRLVRGLDYYTYTAFEIISDDLGAQATVCGGGRYDGLVKELGGPDTAAVGWAMGVERLIILLQKLQSLSVPQLDFYLVSRGKKAEQQSVLLAQKLRSAGFSVEIDLSGSAFGKQFKRADRSGAVACLVLGDAEAESDTVQLKWLASGEQSAIGQSELLAMTDELKLKIKA from the coding sequence ATGAGTACAATTAAAACTTTACCTGGAACGCGGGATATTTTGCCCGCTGAGATTCAATATTGGCAAAATATAGAAGAAGTCGCTAGAACAATATTGAAAAAAGCGGCTTATCGAGAAATTCGCACGCCAATTTTTGAACAAACATCTTTATTTGAACGCGGCATCGGCGAAGCTACGGATGTTGTGGGCAAAGAAATGTACACTTTTAAAGATAAAGGCGATCGATCGACTACTTTGCGCCCAGAAGGAACAGCCGGAGTAGTGCGAGCCTTTATTCAACACAGTTTGTACGCGGCTGGTGACGTGCAGCGCCTGTGGTATACTGGGCAGATGTTTCGCTACGAACGCGCCCAAGAAGGTAGACAGCGACAATTCACTCAAATTGGCGTGGAAGTCTTGGGAAGTGCAGATCCGCGGGCGGATGTCGAGGTAATTGCGATCGCCTGTGATATCCTGCAAGCGATCGGCTTAAAAAATTTGCGCCTCGATATCAATTCTGTCGGAAACAAGCAAGACAGACAAAATTATCGGCAAGCGTTGATTGATTATTTTACACCGTACAAAGACGAATTAGACGCCGATTCCCAAGACCGCTTGACTCGCAATCCGCTGCGGATTTTGGATAGCAAAAATCAACGCACTCAAGAAATTGTCGCTGGTGCGCCGAGCATTTTGGAATATTTGGGCGATGAATCGCGATCGCACTTTGAGCAAGTCCAGCAAATGCTCACAAGTTTAGGAATTAGTTATCAGTTAAATCCCCGATTGGTGCGCGGTTTAGATTACTATACCTACACGGCTTTTGAAATTATATCCGACGATTTGGGAGCGCAAGCAACGGTTTGCGGTGGTGGCCGCTACGATGGTTTAGTCAAGGAATTGGGCGGCCCAGATACGGCGGCAGTCGGTTGGGCTATGGGTGTAGAAAGGTTGATTATCCTGTTGCAAAAGTTGCAATCTTTGTCCGTTCCGCAGTTAGATTTCTATTTGGTATCTAGGGGCAAAAAAGCTGAACAGCAATCGGTTTTATTGGCTCAAAAATTGCGGAGTGCGGGCTTTAGTGTGGAGATAGATTTGAGCGGCAGTGCTTTCGGGAAACAGTTTAAAAGAGCTGACAGAAGCGGTGCAGTTGCGTGTTTGGTTTTGGGTGATGCGGAAGCTGAAAGCGATACTGTACAATTGAAGTGGTTGGCGAGTGGTGAACAAAGTGCGATCGGTCAATCGGAACTGCTAGCCATGACAGACGAGTTAAAACTGAAGATCAAAGCCTAG
- a CDS encoding SpoIIE family protein phosphatase, producing the protein MSRGDGSKLKLMVVDDEPDNLDLLYRTFRRDFQVYKADSALSALEVLDEQGEMAVIISDQRMPEMNGTEFLGKTVDRFPDTIRILLTGYTDVEDLVEAINAGQVFKYITKPWNPEELKSVINQASETYKYYKQRSVALRLALRRESLFNEVMGVIRGSLDYSSMVQTIVQTVGQTFEADYCMLRPVEADRLLPSTFPYQAQATESSSFSFDENLLVQAVASRQTQVNANSGGDGNSVEIAVPLTYQQDLLAVLALCQIGGTNPWSGEEIELIESVAAQAALALSQAKLYQRTLDLANQMQKELDVARQIQTNLLRQSWPDFETVRVQACCYPAREVGGDFFEVYVHSQGDIWIAVGDVSGKGVPAALFMASAISVMRRELSQEISPEPDRVMQNMNSSMADDLISNNHFITMVVARYTPSTGHMAFANAGHIYPIVWSHSEVKAQAASGATPAEPNFLKARGIPLGILPVWKGKAGAIDLKSGDVFLLTSDGITEASVTTAGVSGGEPTRSMLQQEGLWQLLIQEPGSFNLDNLLAYIRADNPIQEDDQTILSLEVL; encoded by the coding sequence ATGAGTCGGGGAGATGGAAGCAAGCTGAAACTAATGGTAGTCGATGACGAACCCGACAACTTGGATTTGCTGTACCGGACGTTTCGACGCGACTTTCAGGTTTACAAAGCAGATAGCGCCCTCAGCGCCCTGGAAGTTCTAGACGAACAGGGCGAGATGGCAGTAATTATATCTGACCAGCGGATGCCAGAAATGAATGGTACCGAGTTCTTGGGGAAAACAGTCGATCGCTTTCCTGATACGATTCGGATTCTGCTAACTGGATACACAGATGTTGAAGATTTGGTTGAGGCAATCAATGCAGGTCAAGTTTTCAAGTACATCACCAAACCCTGGAATCCTGAAGAACTGAAATCCGTTATCAATCAAGCGTCCGAAACTTACAAATACTACAAGCAGCGCAGCGTTGCACTGCGCCTCGCTTTACGCAGGGAATCTCTGTTCAATGAGGTGATGGGCGTGATTCGCGGGTCGCTAGATTACTCTAGTATGGTACAAACTATTGTTCAAACCGTAGGTCAAACTTTTGAGGCCGACTATTGTATGCTGCGGCCGGTAGAGGCCGATCGACTATTACCGAGTACCTTCCCCTACCAAGCTCAAGCCACGGAATCAAGCAGCTTTTCATTTGATGAAAATTTGCTGGTTCAAGCCGTAGCTAGCCGCCAAACTCAAGTCAATGCCAACAGTGGGGGTGACGGTAACTCGGTTGAGATTGCTGTGCCCCTGACTTACCAGCAAGACTTGCTGGCGGTACTAGCCCTGTGTCAGATTGGCGGCACTAACCCTTGGTCGGGAGAAGAGATAGAGTTAATAGAAAGTGTAGCGGCTCAAGCTGCTCTGGCACTGTCTCAAGCTAAGCTCTACCAGCGCACTCTAGATTTAGCCAATCAGATGCAAAAAGAGTTGGATGTGGCCCGCCAAATCCAAACAAACTTGTTGCGCCAAAGTTGGCCGGATTTTGAAACTGTCAGGGTGCAAGCTTGCTGCTATCCGGCGCGGGAAGTTGGCGGTGACTTTTTTGAAGTCTACGTCCACTCTCAAGGGGATATTTGGATAGCGGTGGGTGATGTTTCCGGTAAGGGTGTTCCGGCTGCTCTATTTATGGCTAGCGCGATTTCGGTGATGCGGCGCGAACTTTCTCAAGAAATTTCTCCCGAGCCCGATCGAGTGATGCAGAATATGAACAGCAGTATGGCTGACGACCTAATCAGCAACAACCATTTTATTACAATGGTTGTTGCTCGTTACACTCCGTCAACGGGACACATGGCTTTTGCTAATGCCGGTCACATTTATCCGATCGTGTGGTCTCACTCAGAGGTGAAAGCTCAAGCCGCTAGCGGTGCAACACCTGCTGAGCCAAATTTCCTCAAAGCTCGCGGCATTCCCTTGGGGATACTACCAGTCTGGAAAGGTAAAGCCGGTGCGATCGACTTAAAGTCAGGAGATGTATTTCTGCTGACAAGTGACGGGATTACTGAAGCTAGCGTGACCACTGCGGGGGTATCCGGGGGCGAACCAACCCGTTCTATGCTACAACAAGAAGGGCTTTGGCAACTTTTGATTCAGGAGCCTGGTTCTTTCAACTTGGACAATTTGTTGGCTTACATCCGAGCTGACAATCCCATTCAGGAAGACGACCAGACCATACTCTCTCTGGAGGTTCTCTAA
- a CDS encoding helix-turn-helix transcriptional regulator: MSGSVSGTPVTLSDRELQVVELVAAGLTNDQIAKKLEISKRTVDNHISNILNKTPADNRVSLVRWALQWGKVCLDDINCCPLPGPIDKEVS, from the coding sequence ATGAGCGGGAGCGTCTCTGGCACCCCTGTCACCCTGTCGGACAGAGAATTGCAAGTGGTAGAGTTAGTAGCGGCGGGATTGACTAACGATCAAATAGCCAAAAAGTTGGAGATTAGCAAACGTACTGTTGACAACCACATTAGCAATATATTGAACAAGACACCTGCGGACAATCGAGTTTCGCTTGTACGCTGGGCGTTGCAGTGGGGCAAGGTATGTTTGGACGATATTAACTGTTGCCCTCTACCGGGGCCGATCGATAAAGAAGTATCTTAA
- a CDS encoding anti-sigma regulatory factor, which produces MNTELHVPSDLRFLTIVENWLLSSLEVELGEHVDWPRQSNRLRLVLAEAYSNVIRHAHKDQPNLPVLIRLNLKNRDIGLEIWDYGKGYEMDTYSPPRPEAKQESGYGWLIMSRLMDRVDYTLQIDGRNCLKLEASLPEKS; this is translated from the coding sequence ATGAATACTGAGCTTCATGTGCCAAGCGACTTGCGGTTTTTAACAATAGTTGAAAACTGGTTGCTTAGCAGTTTGGAAGTAGAGCTAGGAGAGCACGTCGATTGGCCGCGCCAGTCCAATCGTTTGCGCTTGGTGTTAGCAGAAGCCTATTCTAACGTGATCCGCCATGCTCACAAAGATCAACCCAATTTGCCGGTGTTAATTCGCTTGAATTTGAAAAACCGGGATATTGGATTGGAAATTTGGGATTACGGTAAAGGTTACGAAATGGATACTTACAGTCCCCCGAGACCAGAAGCTAAACAGGAAAGCGGCTACGGCTGGCTGATTATGAGCCGGCTTATGGATCGGGTGGACTACACTTTGCAAATAGACGGTCGCAACTGTCTCAAGTTGGAAGCAAGTTTGCCAGAAAAATCTTAA
- a CDS encoding class I SAM-dependent methyltransferase, with translation MTVQQSNINDSNPELCALICEKIAASPQQRITFAEYMDLALYHPQYGYYNGDRPNIGKQGDFITSPHWSADFAEVLGEQFVEMWEILGKPDAFTIVEMGAGRGTFATHLLQYLQRKHPDLFKILEYIIVEISPIQQSVQQQKLAEFKTVKWCNWDEIANNSIVGCFFSNELVDALPVHQFIVEQGQVREIYVAAATAQNAQSGSKFIEVVGELSNPKIAEYFELVGINLSASVYADGYRSEVNLAALDWIKTVAEKLQRGYVLTIDYGHPAHRYYNPRRTEGTLQCYYRHRYHSNPYINVGWQDLTAHADFTALEKQGELCGLEMMGFTQQALFLMMLGVGDRIASLSTNDAEVLDLTTFLRRREALHRLIDPMGLGGFGVLVQCKGLREGEKGEKVKGLRVPD, from the coding sequence ATGACAGTCCAGCAATCAAATATCAACGACAGTAACCCAGAACTCTGCGCTTTAATCTGCGAAAAAATTGCCGCAAGTCCGCAGCAGCGCATAACCTTTGCGGAATACATGGATTTGGCACTATATCACCCGCAGTATGGTTACTATAATGGCGATCGGCCCAACATCGGCAAACAAGGTGATTTTATCACATCGCCTCATTGGAGTGCTGATTTTGCCGAAGTTTTGGGCGAGCAATTTGTAGAAATGTGGGAAATCCTCGGCAAACCTGATGCTTTTACTATTGTAGAAATGGGTGCGGGGCGAGGAACATTTGCCACACATTTGCTGCAATACCTGCAACGAAAACATCCCGATTTATTTAAAATATTAGAATACATTATTGTAGAAATTTCACCCATACAGCAATCGGTGCAGCAACAAAAGTTAGCTGAATTCAAAACAGTCAAGTGGTGCAATTGGGATGAGATAGCTAATAACTCGATTGTCGGCTGCTTCTTTTCTAACGAGTTAGTCGATGCTTTACCCGTCCATCAATTTATCGTCGAACAAGGGCAAGTCAGGGAAATTTACGTTGCCGCAGCCACAGCACAAAATGCACAATCTGGAAGTAAGTTTATTGAAGTAGTAGGCGAACTGTCAAATCCTAAAATTGCCGAATATTTTGAATTAGTAGGAATAAACTTATCGGCGAGTGTTTATGCGGATGGTTATCGCAGCGAAGTTAATTTAGCAGCTTTAGACTGGATAAAAACAGTTGCCGAAAAATTGCAGCGCGGTTACGTGTTAACCATTGATTACGGCCATCCGGCGCACCGCTATTACAATCCCAGGCGCACAGAGGGAACACTTCAATGTTATTACCGCCACCGTTATCACAGCAATCCTTATATTAATGTAGGGTGGCAGGATTTAACGGCCCATGCTGATTTTACGGCGCTGGAAAAACAAGGGGAATTGTGCGGTTTAGAGATGATGGGTTTTACTCAACAGGCTTTATTTTTGATGATGTTGGGTGTGGGCGATAGAATTGCTTCTTTGTCAACAAATGATGCAGAAGTATTGGATTTGACAACGTTTTTACGCAGGCGGGAAGCGTTGCATCGATTGATCGATCCGATGGGTTTGGGAGGTTTTGGGGTTTTGGTGCAGTGTAAGGGGTTGAGGGAGGGGGAGAAAGGAGAAAAAGTCAAAGGTTTGAGAGTGCCCGATTGA
- a CDS encoding AAA family ATPase codes for MSIPTITPETPYVDISLSRVDKQQQSNLNTFFGKGRANKSTGKVIPRDWYEVELIVDSKTISDPIYPKGNFLAHTDDGLTFDCQTQGANHKNFRSKDDLKILGRWIKGKLEKSGVLKQFEPVTSQTLQAYGRDYIRLYKLSDSEYYLEFDGSIHHKMLKELHLKWVGTAPEFDVHFAKRLNLFTGDNGLGKTFLLDIAWWGLTGNWVGQPAWPQQIEGKTPEKTPEITYVLSSQTDSEEYRSLFSFSDQKWLNLRVPPLLRSLIIYVRVDGGFSVLDSARQQSSIYHFTSDHLWNGLRTDNKVLCNGLIHDWVNWQLQREESTFEIFSSVIRRLSPHENEWMEPGKPIRVSVEDTRDIPTLNFPYGNVPIIYASAGIKRILGLAYLLMWTWYEHTQASKLRQQEPIDQIVFLIDEVEAHLHPAWQRSILPAILEVVKSLKNEMQVQLIATTHSPLVLASIEPQFDEEQDKLFLFELQGKDVTLNQVPWAKQGDAVGWLTSDIFGLKQARSREAEIAIDAAYTFMRGESIDAFPEYLRTKEQIHQELLRVLPEHDRFWPRWIVSTEVE; via the coding sequence ATGTCCATACCTACCATAACTCCAGAAACGCCCTATGTGGACATATCATTATCAAGAGTTGATAAACAGCAGCAATCAAATCTCAATACTTTTTTTGGCAAAGGGCGCGCAAATAAATCTACTGGTAAAGTTATCCCAAGAGATTGGTACGAAGTTGAACTTATTGTGGATTCAAAAACAATAAGCGATCCTATCTATCCAAAAGGTAATTTTCTCGCTCATACAGATGATGGTTTAACATTTGATTGCCAAACTCAAGGAGCAAATCACAAAAACTTTAGATCGAAAGATGATTTAAAAATTTTAGGACGTTGGATTAAAGGCAAGCTAGAAAAAAGTGGTGTCTTGAAACAATTTGAACCTGTTACAAGCCAGACACTTCAAGCCTATGGTAGAGACTATATCCGTCTGTACAAATTATCTGATTCTGAATACTACTTAGAATTTGATGGATCTATTCACCATAAGATGCTGAAAGAACTTCACCTAAAATGGGTGGGAACAGCTCCAGAATTCGATGTTCACTTCGCCAAAAGACTCAATTTGTTTACTGGAGACAATGGTCTTGGTAAAACTTTTTTGCTAGATATTGCTTGGTGGGGACTAACTGGAAACTGGGTTGGCCAACCTGCTTGGCCTCAACAGATAGAGGGAAAAACACCGGAAAAAACACCGGAAATTACCTATGTGTTGAGTTCTCAGACAGATTCTGAGGAATATCGTAGCCTTTTTAGTTTTTCCGATCAGAAATGGCTGAATCTGCGAGTACCTCCCTTGTTAAGAAGCTTGATTATTTATGTCCGTGTTGATGGTGGATTTTCAGTTCTTGACTCGGCTCGTCAACAGTCGAGTATCTATCACTTTACTTCCGATCATCTTTGGAATGGGTTAAGAACCGATAATAAAGTTCTATGTAATGGTTTAATTCACGATTGGGTCAATTGGCAACTACAGCGAGAAGAGTCTACATTTGAAATATTTTCTTCTGTGATTCGACGACTTTCTCCCCATGAAAATGAATGGATGGAACCGGGAAAGCCTATACGGGTTTCTGTAGAAGATACTCGTGATATTCCTACTCTGAATTTCCCTTATGGAAATGTGCCGATCATCTACGCATCAGCGGGAATAAAACGAATTTTAGGACTTGCTTACTTACTAATGTGGACGTGGTATGAACATACGCAAGCATCTAAATTGCGGCAGCAAGAACCTATCGATCAAATAGTCTTTTTAATAGACGAGGTTGAAGCTCACTTACATCCAGCTTGGCAACGATCGATTCTTCCTGCGATATTAGAAGTAGTTAAAAGTCTTAAAAATGAAATGCAAGTTCAGTTAATAGCAACTACTCATTCTCCGCTTGTACTTGCCTCAATCGAGCCTCAATTTGATGAGGAACAAGATAAGTTATTTTTGTTTGAGTTACAGGGTAAAGATGTAACTCTTAATCAAGTTCCTTGGGCCAAACAAGGAGATGCTGTGGGGTGGCTAACTTCAGATATTTTTGGGTTGAAACAGGCTCGTTCCCGCGAAGCAGAAATAGCGATTGATGCTGCGTATACCTTCATGCGAGGAGAAAGCATAGATGCTTTTCCTGAATACCTGAGAACTAAAGAGCAAATTCATCAGGAACTCCTGCGAGTTTTACCAGAACACGATCGCTTTTGGCCACGATGGATTGTTAGCACCGAGGTAGAGTAA
- a CDS encoding DNA cytosine methyltransferase, whose protein sequence is MLIERLKPIAWKTKPQLISLFSGCGGMDLPFHKAGFEVVWAIDSNKYACKTFSRNIADVIVNDSIENIDIAQVPDAEICIGGFPCQDFSMIWKRPGLEGTRGNLYTYFLDFVNKKQPKAFVAENVKGLLSANNHQAIKQIISDFESIAPGYLVKPKLYNFADYGVPQFRQRVLLVGIRMDTGFNFVHPQPKYGENRNYPYRTAGQALKNVEKVKYNQEHQKIQPRTIEILSRIKPGGNFTDIPKDSPYYVKGMISHVYRRIHPDKPCATIIAGGGGGTWGYHYPDPRSLTNRERARLQSFPDNFVFEGSITEVRRQIGNAVPPDGIVEVVESLIPLFQEDYQKVDLHKLNQKLQLMSIKERLEHAESEASEQQVQFTVNV, encoded by the coding sequence ATGTTAATCGAACGTCTCAAGCCGATCGCCTGGAAAACCAAACCGCAACTGATATCATTGTTTTCAGGTTGTGGTGGCATGGACTTGCCATTCCACAAAGCCGGATTTGAGGTAGTTTGGGCGATCGACTCCAACAAATACGCCTGCAAAACATTCAGCAGAAACATCGCCGATGTCATCGTCAATGACAGCATAGAAAATATAGATATTGCACAAGTTCCCGATGCAGAAATATGTATAGGAGGGTTTCCGTGTCAAGACTTTTCCATGATTTGGAAACGGCCCGGACTCGAAGGTACTAGAGGCAATTTATATACATATTTTCTCGATTTTGTTAATAAAAAACAGCCAAAAGCTTTTGTAGCAGAAAATGTCAAAGGCTTATTAAGTGCCAATAATCATCAAGCCATAAAACAAATAATTTCCGACTTTGAAAGTATCGCTCCCGGCTACTTAGTTAAACCCAAACTCTACAACTTTGCTGATTACGGAGTTCCCCAATTTCGCCAAAGAGTATTATTAGTTGGCATTCGGATGGATACAGGATTTAACTTTGTACATCCTCAGCCAAAATACGGTGAAAATCGCAATTATCCTTATCGAACTGCCGGCCAAGCACTCAAAAATGTCGAAAAAGTCAAATATAATCAAGAACATCAGAAAATTCAGCCACGAACCATTGAAATTTTGAGTCGCATCAAACCGGGAGGGAATTTTACTGATATTCCCAAAGATAGTCCCTACTATGTAAAAGGCATGATCAGTCATGTTTATCGGCGAATTCATCCAGATAAACCCTGTGCTACAATTATTGCTGGTGGTGGTGGCGGTACTTGGGGATATCATTATCCCGATCCCCGTTCATTGACAAATAGGGAAAGAGCAAGGTTACAAAGTTTTCCTGATAATTTTGTGTTTGAAGGTTCTATTACAGAAGTAAGAAGACAAATTGGCAATGCAGTTCCGCCCGATGGCATAGTTGAAGTTGTTGAATCACTGATTCCCTTATTTCAAGAGGATTATCAGAAAGTCGATTTACACAAATTAAATCAAAAATTGCAATTAATGTCAATTAAAGAACGATTAGAACACGCAGAATCAGAGGCTTCTGAACAGCAAGTACAATTTACGGTTAATGTTTAG
- a CDS encoding nuclear transport factor 2 family protein — MTKPAILRYFETLNAGDFEATANLFADEGVLHAPFEEPIIGKSLIATYLKTEARGMQLQPQQSVSKILADGTVEIQVSGRVQTPAFGINVGWVFLLNHHQEILSVTVKLLASPQELLNLRPHKKFDV; from the coding sequence ATGACAAAGCCCGCGATACTGCGATATTTTGAAACTTTAAATGCGGGCGATTTTGAAGCGACGGCTAATTTGTTTGCTGATGAGGGCGTTCTGCACGCGCCTTTTGAAGAGCCAATTATCGGCAAAAGCCTGATCGCCACATATTTAAAAACAGAAGCGCGCGGAATGCAGCTCCAACCGCAGCAAAGTGTCAGCAAAATTTTAGCAGACGGCACAGTTGAAATTCAGGTCAGCGGCCGGGTGCAAACTCCCGCATTTGGGATTAATGTCGGATGGGTGTTTTTACTAAACCATCACCAAGAAATCCTTTCTGTGACAGTTAAACTGTTAGCTTCCCCGCAAGAGTTGCTAAATCTGCGCCCCCATAAGAAATTTGATGTTTAA
- the rsmH gene encoding 16S rRNA (cytosine(1402)-N(4))-methyltransferase RsmH, whose product MKDIEPSEKETPASDVSIEAYHVSVLAQELIAGLAVRPGGRYLDATLGGGGHTGLILAAAPDVTVVAIDRDAEAIRFCGARFADAPVEFWHGNFAEYQSPDAEFDGIIADLGVSSAQFDTPERGFSFRHPAQLDMRMNQQQSLTAEEIINHWDEVKLADIIYKYGEERLSRRIARRIVQSRPFETTTELAGAIASSFPPKQRNGRIHPATRTFQALRIAVNSELTSLDTFLNQAPKWLKPGGRIGIITFHSLEDRPVKHQLRATDCLQVLTKKPIVPQSEEVARNPRSRSAKLRLAEKLT is encoded by the coding sequence ATGAAGGATATCGAGCCGTCTGAGAAGGAGACTCCTGCATCAGATGTCAGTATTGAGGCTTATCACGTTTCTGTTTTGGCCCAAGAATTAATTGCGGGTTTAGCTGTGCGTCCCGGCGGGCGCTATTTGGATGCGACGCTTGGGGGGGGTGGACACACTGGTTTGATTTTAGCGGCGGCGCCTGATGTGACTGTGGTGGCGATCGATCGCGATGCAGAAGCCATCCGTTTTTGCGGGGCCCGATTTGCTGACGCACCCGTCGAGTTTTGGCACGGCAATTTTGCTGAATATCAGTCTCCTGATGCCGAATTTGATGGTATTATAGCAGACTTGGGCGTTAGCTCGGCTCAGTTCGATACACCGGAACGAGGCTTTAGTTTTCGCCACCCTGCTCAATTAGATATGCGTATGAATCAGCAGCAATCTTTGACGGCAGAAGAGATTATCAATCACTGGGATGAAGTTAAATTAGCAGATATTATTTACAAGTACGGCGAAGAGCGACTGTCGCGGCGCATCGCGAGGCGGATTGTGCAATCGCGTCCTTTTGAAACTACTACAGAACTTGCAGGGGCGATCGCTAGCAGCTTCCCACCCAAGCAGCGCAACGGTAGAATCCATCCCGCCACCCGCACTTTTCAAGCTTTGAGAATAGCTGTCAACTCCGAACTAACTTCTTTAGATACTTTTCTCAACCAAGCCCCTAAATGGTTGAAACCCGGCGGGAGAATCGGTATCATTACTTTTCACAGTCTGGAAGACAGGCCGGTTAAGCACCAACTCAGAGCAACAGACTGTTTGCAGGTACTGACAAAAAAGCCGATCGTGCCACAATCCGAAGAAGTAGCTAGAAATCCCCGCTCTCGTTCTGCTAAGCTCAGACTGGCAGAAAAATTAACTTGA
- a CDS encoding NAD(P)H-quinone oxidoreductase subunit H produces the protein MSRIETRTEPMVLNMGPHHPSMHGVLRLIVTLDGEDVVDCEPVLGYLHRGMEKIAENRTNVMYVPYVSRWDYAAGMFNEAVTVNAPEKLANIAVPKRASYIRVIMLELNRIANHLMWVGPFLADVGAQTPFFYTMRDREPILDLWEAATGYRMVNNNYFRIGGVAADLPYGWVDKCEDFCDYFLPKIDEYERLITNNPIFRRRIEGLGTISRAEAINWGLSGPMLRGSGVNWDLRKVDHYECYDDFDWEVCTEAAGDCLARYLVRIREMRESVKILYQALKALPGGPYENLEAKRLESGPKSEWNSFDYQFIGKKVAPTFKIPKGEHYVRVESGKGELGIYIIGDDSVFPWRWKIRAADFNNLQILPHIVRGVKIADLVAILGSIDIIMGSVDR, from the coding sequence ATGTCAAGAATTGAGACGAGAACCGAACCAATGGTGCTCAACATGGGGCCGCACCACCCATCCATGCACGGCGTACTCCGCCTAATTGTCACCCTAGACGGCGAAGATGTAGTAGACTGTGAGCCTGTTTTGGGCTATCTACACCGCGGCATGGAAAAAATTGCCGAAAACCGCACCAACGTGATGTACGTCCCCTACGTGAGCCGCTGGGACTACGCTGCGGGGATGTTTAACGAAGCGGTGACAGTCAATGCACCAGAAAAGTTAGCGAATATTGCTGTCCCCAAACGGGCGAGTTACATTCGGGTAATCATGCTGGAGTTGAACCGGATTGCTAACCACTTGATGTGGGTAGGGCCGTTTTTGGCGGACGTGGGCGCGCAAACTCCATTTTTCTACACAATGCGCGATCGCGAACCAATTCTCGACTTGTGGGAAGCAGCCACCGGCTACCGCATGGTAAACAACAACTACTTCCGCATCGGCGGAGTCGCAGCAGATTTACCCTACGGCTGGGTAGACAAATGCGAAGATTTCTGCGATTACTTCCTGCCAAAAATTGACGAATACGAACGCTTAATCACCAACAACCCTATCTTCCGCCGCCGGATTGAAGGACTCGGTACTATTTCCCGCGCCGAAGCGATTAACTGGGGACTCTCCGGCCCGATGTTGCGCGGTTCCGGCGTCAATTGGGATTTGCGAAAAGTTGACCATTACGAATGCTACGACGACTTTGACTGGGAAGTTTGCACCGAAGCTGCTGGCGATTGTTTGGCCCGCTACTTAGTCCGAATTCGGGAGATGCGCGAGTCAGTTAAAATCCTCTATCAAGCCTTGAAAGCACTCCCCGGCGGCCCTTACGAAAATTTGGAAGCAAAGCGCTTAGAAAGCGGGCCAAAATCTGAGTGGAACAGTTTCGACTATCAGTTTATTGGTAAAAAAGTAGCGCCAACTTTCAAAATTCCTAAGGGCGAACATTACGTGCGGGTTGAAAGCGGTAAGGGTGAGTTGGGAATCTATATTATCGGCGATGACAGCGTGTTCCCTTGGCGCTGGAAGATTCGGGCTGCGGATTTCAATAATTTGCAGATTTTGCCCCATATCGTGCGCGGTGTAAAGATTGCGGACTTAGTGGCGATTCTGGGCAGTATCGATATTATCATGGGTTCGGTCGATCGCTAG